The genomic interval GCGATCTGGCCTGGAGAAAATCCTTTCTCGGTGAGCCGGCATGAGCTATTGCGCGCCGTTAAGTATGAGCTCGGTTCGTTGGGCCGGGACCTAAATTTTAATGCTTATGCGGATAACCGTTCGATCTTCAGGTATGATATGGAAGCGCTGCCCAACGAGGTGACGGGTACCATCGGAACCTCGACGGCCTTTGCAGCGTGGAATGCGGCGGTGTATGTGGCGCAGATCGAGGACGACCGGTTGACAGAAATGACTCAAAACGGCCGCACTCTGGATGCTGCCCGGGACGTGCTGCGAAAGTACAACGGGCTCTGGTTTCTCGACGAATCCTACGTCATCTCGCGACGGCGTGATTGACATAATTCATACGTAAACATCGCAAACGAACCGCCGAGAGCGGCGGAACAAGGGGTTACTGATGCGCGCGTCTTATCTCTTCACCAGCGAGTCCGTGTCCGAGGGCCATCCGGACAAGGTCTGCGACCGGATCTCCGACGAGATCGTCGATCTGTTCTATCGCGAGGGGCCGAAAGCCGGCATCGACCCGTGGCAGATCCGCGCCGCGTGCGAGACGCTCGCGACCACCAACAAGGTCGTGATCGCCGGTGAGACCCGTGGTCCGAAGTCCGTCACCAACGAGCAGATCGAGAGCGTCGTGCGCGCTGCGATCAAGGACATCGGCTACGAGCAGGAAGGTTTCCACTGGAAGACCGCTGACATCGAGATTTTGCTGCATCCGCAGTCGGCCGACATCGCGCAGGGCGTCGACGCGCTGCAGCCGGGCGAAGTCAAAGAAGAGGGCGCGGGCGACCAGGGCATCATGTTCGGTTACGCGACCAACGAGACGCCGGACCTGATGCCGGCGCCGATCTTCTACGCCCACAAGATCCTGCGCCTCATCTCCGAAGCGCGTCACTCCGGCCGCGAGAAGGTGCTCGGTCCTGACTCCAAGAGCCAGGTCACCGTGCAGTACGAGAACGGCAAGCCGGTCGGCGTGCGCGAGATCGTGGTGTCGCACCAGCATCTGGTCCCCGATCTCACCTCGAGCCAGGTGCGCGAGATCGTGGAGCCCTATGTGCGCGAGGCGCTGCCGAAGGACTGGATCAACGGCAAGACCATCTGGCACATCAACCCGACCGGCAAGTTCTACATCGGCGGTCCCGACGGCGACTCCGGCCTGACCGGCCGCAAGATCATCGTCGACACCTATGGCGGTGCTGCTCCGCATGGCGGCGGCGCGTTCTCCGGCAAGGATCCGACCAAGGTCGACCGTTCGGCAGCTTACGCGGCGCGCTATCTCGCCAAGAACATCGTCGCTGCCGGTCTCGCCGACCGCTGCACGCTGCAACTCGCTTACGCCATCGGCGTGGCGCGTCCGCTGTCGATCTACATCGACACCCACGGCACCGGTAAGGTGTCCGAGGACAAGCTCGAGAAGGCGGTGGCGCAGGCGATGGATCTGACACCGCGCGGTATCCGCAGCCATCTCGACCTCAACCGCCCGATCTATGCGCGCACCTCGGCCTACGGTCACTTCGGCCGCACGCCGGACAACGAGGGCGGCTTCTCCTGGGAGAAGACCGATCTCGTCGAGCCGCTGAAGCGCGCGGTTTAATTCTCGCCGTCATTCCGGGGCGGTCCGAAGGACCGAACCCGGAATCCCGAGATTCCGGGTTCGCGCTCTGCGCGCCCCGGAATGACTTTTTCAAACAACAGGACACTCGCAATGAACGCCAAGCCCGGCTTCACCGATTACATCGTCAAGGACATTTCGCTCGCCGATTTCGGCCGCAAGGAGCTCTCGCTGGCCGAGACCGAGATGCCCGGCCTGATGGCCACCCGCGAGGAGTTCGGCCCGAAGCAGCCGCTGAAGGGCGCGCGTATCGCTGGCTCCCTGCATATGACGATCCAGACCGGCGTGCTGATCGAGACGCTGGCAGCACTCGGCGCCGACATTCGCTGGGTCTCCTGCAACATCTATTCTACGCAGGACCACGCCGCGGCGGCGATCGCAGCCGCCGGCATTCCGGTGTTCGCGGTCAAGGGCGAGACGCTGAAAGACTACTGGGACTACACCGCAAAACTGTTCGACTGGCACGGTGGCGGTCACCCGAACATGATCCTGGACGACGGTGGCGACGCCACCATGTACGTCCATCTCGGCCTGCGCGCCGAGAACGGCGACACCGCGTTCCTGGATAAGCCGGGTTCGGAAGAAGAGGAAGTGTTCTTCGCGCTCTTGAAGAAACAGCTCAAGGAAAAGCCGAAGGGCTACTTCGCCGCGATCGCCAAGAGCATCAAGGGTGTTTCCGAAGAGACCACCACGGGCGTGCATCGTCTCTACGACATGCAGAAGGCAGGCACGCTGCTGTGGCCGGCCATCAACGTCAACGACAGCGTCACCAAGTCGAAGTTCGACAATCTCTATGGCTGCCGTGAATCGCTGGTCGACGGCATCCGCCGCGGCACCGACGTGATGATGTCGGGCAAGGTCGCGATGGTCGCGGGCTTCGGCGACGTCGGCAAGGGTTCTGCGGCTTCGCTGCGCCAGGCCGGCTGCCGCGTCATGGTCTCCGAGATCGATCCGATCTGCGCGCTCCAGGCCGCGATGGAAGGCTACGAGGTCGTGACCATGGAAGACGCGGCGCCCCGCGCCGACATCTTTGTCACGGCCACCGGCAACAAGGACATCATCACGATCGAGCACATGCGCGCGATGAAGGATCGCGCCATCGTTTGCAACATCGGCCACTTCGACAACGAGATCCAGATCGCGGGTCTGCGTAACCTGAAGTGGACCAACATCAAGCCGCAGGTCGACGAGATCGAATTCCCCGATAAGCACCGCATCATCATGCTGTCGGAAGGCCGCCTCGTGAACCTCGGCAACGCGATGGGTCATCCGTCCTTCGTGATGTCGGCCTCCTTCACCAACCAGACGCTGGCGCAGATCGAGCTCTTCGCCAACAACAAGGACGGCAAGTACAAGAAGGAAGTCTACGTGCTGCCGAAGTCACTCGACGAGAAGGTCGCGCGTCTCCACCTCGCCAAGATCGGCGTCAAGCTCACCGAGCTCCGCAAGGACCAGGCCGACTACATCGGCGTGAAGCAGGAAGGCCCGTACAAGTCGGACCACTACCGCTACTGAGGTCCGATCGCCTCGAGACACACAGAAGCCCCGGCGTGAGCCGGGGCTTTTTTGTTGGTTATCGGTCTGATACTCTCATAGGTAGAGCCAAAATAAGCCTGCCATCTCTGCAGCGGGCGGCCCATTTCCCGACACATATTGTCAGACACCGAAATCATTTTGGAGGGAGTGCGATGTCCAACGAAGCCGCCAACGTCAAGATATTGCAGGAAGCCTATCGCCAGTGGCACGAGAGCAAGGGTGGCAGCGTCAACTTTTGGTTCACGGACGTGGTCGCCGAGAAGGTCAGCTTTGGATCGGCGCCGCGCGGCGCCGCTCCGCTGCAATTTGCCAGGCAGTATCACGACAGCACTGAGCTACACGGGTATTTCAACGACCTGTTGGGGAACTGGGCCATGCAGTACTACAGGATCGACGAGTATATCGCGCAGGGTGACGTCGTCATCGCTCGCGGCCACACGGCCTGGACCAACAAGAAGACGGGCAAGACCGCTGATACGCCGAAGATGGATTATTGGCGGTTCAAGGACGGCAAGGCCATCGAGTTCTACGAATATTTCGACACGCAATGCGTCGCGCTAGCCGCGACATGACGAAGGCAGCGATCCGTCGCGGCCTTGCGGGCGAGAGAGTCCGCAAGGCCATCGATGCGGCGTGCAAAGGATGGGGACACCTTGCTTGCGAGGTCCCCCGTCTTGCGCATCATTTCTTGATGCCGCAGGTATTGGTGTTCTTGCACTGGCTGCCGAGGCCGCCGTCGATCGTGCAAGGGTTACAGAACTTGGGCCGATTGCTGCCGGCCGTGACGCAGTTTGGGCTGCCGGGCCGGCAGTTGGCGGAGGCGGTGTCCACCGCGAACGACAGGACCGTCAATGCAAGCAGGGTCGCAGAGAGAATGCGGGTCATGGCTGTCTCCTTGGGTTGGGTTCCTCTCGTGAGGACGACAGGAGTTTGAGCACGCGCGGGCACGATTTTCTGTGCGACGGATCACGCGTTCGTCGGGCAGGGCAGTCCGTTCTTCGGTTCTTGCGGATTGACTGGTTCCATCACCGATTGGACAATCGCAGGCGGCGGAGGGAAACATGCAAGAACATTTCGACGTGCTGATCGTCGGTGCCGGCTTGTCCGGCATCGGCGCGGGCTATCATTTGCAGACGAAGTGCCCGACCAAGAGCTACGTCATCCTGGAAGGTCGCGCGTGCAGCGGCGGCACCTGGGATTTGTTCCGCTATCCCGGCATCCGGTCCGACAGCGACATGTTCACGCTCGGCTATTCCTTCAAGCCGTGGACCGATCCGAAGGCGATCGCCGACGGCCCGCAGATATTGAAGTATGTGCGCGAGACGGCGGCCGAGAACGGCATCGACAAGAAGATCCGCTACGGCCATCGCGTCAAGCGTGCGTCGTGGTCGACGGGCGATGCGCGCTGGACCGTCGAGGCCGAGCGCGTGACGGGCGAGGGCGCAACCGAGACCGTGCGCTTCACCTGCAATTTCCTGTTCATGTGCGCCGGCTACTACAAATACGAGCAGGGTTACACGCCGGAGTTCAAGGGCACCGCGGATTTCGCGGGCCGTATCGTGCATCCGCAGAAATGGACCGAGGACATCGATTATGCGGACAAGCGCGTCGTCGTGATCGGCTCGGGCGCGACGGCCGTGACGCTGGTGCCGGAGCTCGCGAAGAAGGCCGCGCAAGTCACCATGCTGCAGCGCTCGCCGACTTATGTTGTGTCGCGTCCGGCGCAGGATCCGGTCGCCAACAAGCTGCGCCGCAATCTGCCGACCACGCTCGCCTATCATCTGATCCGCTGGCGCAACGTGATGTGGGGGATGTTCTTCTTCCAGCTCAGCCGCCGCCGGCCGGACAAGGTGAAGAACCTGATCCTCGGCGGCGTGCGCATGGCGCTTGGGCCCGACTATGACGTCGCGACCCACTTTACGCCGCGCTACAATCCCTGGGACCAGCGCCTCTGCCTGGTGCCCGACGGCGATCTGTTCAAGGCGATCCG from Bradyrhizobium arachidis carries:
- the metK gene encoding methionine adenosyltransferase, whose amino-acid sequence is MRASYLFTSESVSEGHPDKVCDRISDEIVDLFYREGPKAGIDPWQIRAACETLATTNKVVIAGETRGPKSVTNEQIESVVRAAIKDIGYEQEGFHWKTADIEILLHPQSADIAQGVDALQPGEVKEEGAGDQGIMFGYATNETPDLMPAPIFYAHKILRLISEARHSGREKVLGPDSKSQVTVQYENGKPVGVREIVVSHQHLVPDLTSSQVREIVEPYVREALPKDWINGKTIWHINPTGKFYIGGPDGDSGLTGRKIIVDTYGGAAPHGGGAFSGKDPTKVDRSAAYAARYLAKNIVAAGLADRCTLQLAYAIGVARPLSIYIDTHGTGKVSEDKLEKAVAQAMDLTPRGIRSHLDLNRPIYARTSAYGHFGRTPDNEGGFSWEKTDLVEPLKRAV
- the ahcY gene encoding adenosylhomocysteinase, with translation MNAKPGFTDYIVKDISLADFGRKELSLAETEMPGLMATREEFGPKQPLKGARIAGSLHMTIQTGVLIETLAALGADIRWVSCNIYSTQDHAAAAIAAAGIPVFAVKGETLKDYWDYTAKLFDWHGGGHPNMILDDGGDATMYVHLGLRAENGDTAFLDKPGSEEEEVFFALLKKQLKEKPKGYFAAIAKSIKGVSEETTTGVHRLYDMQKAGTLLWPAINVNDSVTKSKFDNLYGCRESLVDGIRRGTDVMMSGKVAMVAGFGDVGKGSAASLRQAGCRVMVSEIDPICALQAAMEGYEVVTMEDAAPRADIFVTATGNKDIITIEHMRAMKDRAIVCNIGHFDNEIQIAGLRNLKWTNIKPQVDEIEFPDKHRIIMLSEGRLVNLGNAMGHPSFVMSASFTNQTLAQIELFANNKDGKYKKEVYVLPKSLDEKVARLHLAKIGVKLTELRKDQADYIGVKQEGPYKSDHYRY
- a CDS encoding nuclear transport factor 2 family protein, which encodes MSNEAANVKILQEAYRQWHESKGGSVNFWFTDVVAEKVSFGSAPRGAAPLQFARQYHDSTELHGYFNDLLGNWAMQYYRIDEYIAQGDVVIARGHTAWTNKKTGKTADTPKMDYWRFKDGKAIEFYEYFDTQCVALAAT
- a CDS encoding NAD(P)/FAD-dependent oxidoreductase, yielding MQEHFDVLIVGAGLSGIGAGYHLQTKCPTKSYVILEGRACSGGTWDLFRYPGIRSDSDMFTLGYSFKPWTDPKAIADGPQILKYVRETAAENGIDKKIRYGHRVKRASWSTGDARWTVEAERVTGEGATETVRFTCNFLFMCAGYYKYEQGYTPEFKGTADFAGRIVHPQKWTEDIDYADKRVVVIGSGATAVTLVPELAKKAAQVTMLQRSPTYVVSRPAQDPVANKLRRNLPTTLAYHLIRWRNVMWGMFFFQLSRRRPDKVKNLILGGVRMALGPDYDVATHFTPRYNPWDQRLCLVPDGDLFKAIREKRAAVVTNEIDTFTTDGIRLKDGSQLDADIIVTATGLVLEVVGGLEVSVDGRQVDFANTLTYKGMMYADVPNMASAFGYTNASWTLKCDLTCEYVCRLINYMDRHNYRQCMPHNTDTTVTPQPSLDFSSGYVQRSIAKMPKQGSKRPWKLYQNYAFDIVTLRFGKVDDGVMQYS